GGAACACGTTACAGGATCCACATTCATAACCCGAAACATGTGAAAAAAGGTGTGGCATCCGTCAAAGTTAACGGAGAACCCATCGAGGGTAATGTCATCCCGCTGTTTAAAGAGGGTGAAGAGGTCAAAGTAGAAGTGGTGATGGGGTAAGGGACACGCCCTCTCTTTCAAACAGAGAGGGACGGGTTGTCTTTTGTCAAACCAGATCAGATATTCAGGACTGTAATTAACAGGTCGAATCTGAACTAACCGTATCGGTTTCCTTTGGGTTAGTATCTTCCGTTATTATTCCGTTTGAAGACGGAAAGGTGATTCTGAAACTGGTTCCTGTTCCGGGGGAACTCTCTATTTCTATAGATCCGTTGTGATTTTCCACTGTACTGCTGACCATAGCCAGTCCAATTCCTGTTCCTTTGGCTCCCTTTGTGGTGAAAAAAGGCTGGAGACAGTTTTCTTTTACCTCTTTGTTCATTCCTGTACCATTGTCTTTCACAATGAGAAAAACCTTTTCACCATCTTTTCCGGCGATAATCTCAAGGTGTCCGCCTTTTGGCATTGCGTCTGCGGCATTAAGCACGAGATTGAGAATCATTTCATGAATATCGGACTTGATTCCGAATGTCTCGATGTCATCTTCAAGAGAGAGAGAGACTTTTATTTGTGTGTTGACACCGGGTCCTTTGAGTTTCGGTTCAGCAAGCTTTACAACATCATGGATGATCTCGTTTAAATTGATACGGGTTTTTATATCCGAGTTCCTTGCGGTATGATAAAATTCCTGCATCCTTTTCACTATTTCAGCACCGCTCATAGCCGCTTTATTGATCAGGGTTAGTTTTTCCCTGAGGTCATTATCCTCTTCAGTATCCCTGGTGTTCGAGAGCAGGATTTCTGAATAGCCGACAATCGGGACCAGTACATTATTGAAATCATGAGCAATGCCGCTTGCTAATTGACCAAGTACATGAAGTCTCTCTCTTTTAATTGCGGAATCACGGGCTTTTCGAAGTTCCTGCAATGCAATTGACAGTTCTCTGTTTTTATTATCGAGCAGTTCAGTTCGTTTCCTGACCTGCCATTTAAGCAGAAGGCTCATGGTAAAGGTGACAACAAGCAAACCGGAGATGATTATGAAACTCCAGAGTAAAAAGGCGGGAATGAATGTCTGGGGTTTTTCACTGAGCCAGTTTGCCAGGCTGCGATAATAGATGGAGTGAGGATCGTTCAAAAGGTCTGCGAGGTGTTTGTCAATGGTGCACAGAAGATCATTGTTCCGGCCTTTAGTTGAGGCGAAAAGGAGAGAGTTAGGGTTCAGGACAACAGGAGAAGGCACAATAGAGTGTTCTTTTTCCTTAAGATAACCATAAAACCTGTCGACAATCACAGCATCCGCATCACCGGATTTTACTTTCTCGATGCACATTTTGTAATCAGAAGAGAGAATCTGGTTTATTGATATGTCGAATCGTTTACTGATTTGTAAAAGCAATTCCTGCTGGATGGAGTTTTCCAGAACAGAAACAGTTTTACCGTCAAGATCCGATACCCTCTCGATTTCAAGACCTTTTTTTGTGTAAACCTGTACCCATGAGGGAAGAACTGTGATTTTGTTAAAATCAAAGAGCAAGCTTCTTGGGTCTGAATATCCCATATCGGGCATAATATCGATGCTGTCGTTCAGCAATCTCCTCAATCCATCATCCCAGTTGCCTTCGATATAGATGAGCTTCCATCCTTCAATTTTCGCAATGTGTTCTATTATGTCGATGAAAATGCCTTGTGGCTTGTTGTCTTTTCCCATTTCCACTTTGGGTGGGTTTTTATATATCCCTACCCGGACAGTGCGGCTTTCTGCACCTTCCGGCAAAGAGAACATAAAAGGGATAAAGAGGAAAACCAACAGAAAGGTGAGGTGTTTGAAGGGACCTTTTTTTTCCATGACATGACCCCTGGTGATATGAGAAATGATGATGAAGAATCGAAGCGTTTTTTGAGCTTATGGAAATATAGTACAATAATGGGAAAAATGTGGCAAGTAAATTAACGAGGGCGAATAATACAGGCGGAATTGGCAAAAAAAAGAGGGAAAATTTCACTTTAAAGAATGGCGGCTGCGGGAAGCAGCCGGGTTTACTGATTCCGGTTTATTTGCTGTTGGTATAAACGTAGGTCAAACCGGCTGAAAGAGTCTCTTTTAGACGGAAGTTTTTGTGAATGTCACGGTCATA
This genomic interval from Fibrobacter sp. contains the following:
- a CDS encoding transporter substrate-binding domain-containing protein is translated as MEKKGPFKHLTFLLVFLFIPFMFSLPEGAESRTVRVGIYKNPPKVEMGKDNKPQGIFIDIIEHIAKIEGWKLIYIEGNWDDGLRRLLNDSIDIMPDMGYSDPRSLLFDFNKITVLPSWVQVYTKKGLEIERVSDLDGKTVSVLENSIQQELLLQISKRFDISINQILSSDYKMCIEKVKSGDADAVIVDRFYGYLKEKEHSIVPSPVVLNPNSLLFASTKGRNNDLLCTIDKHLADLLNDPHSIYYRSLANWLSEKPQTFIPAFLLWSFIIISGLLVVTFTMSLLLKWQVRKRTELLDNKNRELSIALQELRKARDSAIKRERLHVLGQLASGIAHDFNNVLVPIVGYSEILLSNTRDTEEDNDLREKLTLINKAAMSGAEIVKRMQEFYHTARNSDIKTRINLNEIIHDVVKLAEPKLKGPGVNTQIKVSLSLEDDIETFGIKSDIHEMILNLVLNAADAMPKGGHLEIIAGKDGEKVFLIVKDNGTGMNKEVKENCLQPFFTTKGAKGTGIGLAMVSSTVENHNGSIEIESSPGTGTSFRITFPSSNGIITEDTNPKETDTVSSDSTC